Sequence from the Sanguibacter keddieii DSM 10542 genome:
GCGACCGGCGCGCAGCGCCTTGACCTCGGTCCCGGAGAGCACCATCCCGGCCTCGAAGACGTCCTCGATGGCGAAGTCGTGACGCGCCTTCTTGTTGCTCGCGATGAGCGCACGTACCGGACCCGACGATGCCGGGGCCTTCTTGCCCTGCTTCGACCCGTCGGGGATCTGGTACATCTTCGCCTTGGCCATGACACCTCCTGCTCGTGCGGCCCGTGGTCGACGGGCCTCACCAGCCTAGATCACCGGTGCAGACCGGACGAGCTGTTTTGCTCAGGGCCCAGCGCCCTGGGCGACGCCGAGGGCGTCGGACTCAGCCGAGCATCGTCATCGGGTCGACGGTCGCCCCGTTGACGTACACCTCGAAGTGGAGGTGGCACGCGGTCCCCAGCCCGGTGTTCCCGGAGTACCCGAGAAGGTCTCCGGTCGAGACGCTCTGGCCGCCGGACACCGCAAAGCTCGTCAGGTGGTTGTAGCTGGTCATGAGGCTCGCCCCGTTGGCGACGCCGTTGTCGAGCAGCACCTGGTATCCGAAGCCGTCGCGCCACGTCGCCCACTGCACGGTCCCGCTGGCAGCCGCGTAGATCGGAGTGCCGCAGTACGCCCGGAAGTCCGTCCCGGCGTGCAGACGGTAGTACCCGAGCACAGGGTGCAGGCGCCAGCCGTAGCTCGACGTGATGTGCGGGATCGCCGTGGGGAAGGAGAGCGTGCCTCCTGATGCCGGAGGCGCCGGCGCGGGAGCAGGTGCCGGTGCGGGCGCCGGAGCCCCGCCACCCCCGCTGCTCGCGGGTGGCGTCGCAGCCGCCGCAGCCGCCTCGGCGGCCTTGCGAGCCTCCTCCTGCTCCTTGGCGATCCGGGCGCGCTCGGCCTCCTGGAGACCGATGATGTCCTGGATCTCGGCGGTGAGGTCGTCGTTCTGGGTGGTGAGCTCGACCTGCCGGGCCTCCTCGGTCTTCTTGCGGGTCTCGATCGTCTTCTTCTTGGCCGATTGCTCGGTGATGAGGCGCTCGACGTCCGCCTTGGCGTCCGCAGCCTCGGTCTTGGCCGCGTCGGCCTCGACGACCTTGGCGTCGGCGTCGGTCTTGAGCGTGCTGATCGCGTCCTTGACGGCGTCGAGCCGCACCTGCGTGTTGCTCGTGACCGCCTGGGTCTGCCGAAGATCTTCGAGCGAGGAGTTCTGGGTGCGGATCGCGGTGGTCGACATGTTGTACTGCGTGACGAACTCGTCGGTCGTCTTGGCGCCGACCACGAACTCGAGGCTCGAGATCCCCATGTCCCCGCGCGCGGCCTGCCGTGCCATCTCGGCGACAGCGTTGTGCGCGTCCGTCGAGGCGGTCTCGTTCTCGGCGATCGTGTCGACGAGGGTCGCCTCCTCGGTCTCGGCGTCGGTGAGACGCTGCGCGAGGCTGTCGGCCTCCCGCTGGGCGGTCTCGTACGCCGCGTTCGCCTTGTCGAGGGTGGCCTCGGCGACGGGCAGCTCCGCCTCGATGGTCTGCAGGTCGATGTACGCCTGGGCGAGCGCCTCGTCGGTCTCGGCGAGGTCCCCTGTGACCTGGTCGAGCGCCTCGCTGGCCGAGTCCTTCTGGCGCTGGGCGTCGGCGAGGCGGTCGTCGAGGTCGTCGGCCGACGCGGGCAGCATGCTCAGCCCCATGACGAGGGTGGCGGCGACCAGGGCGGCGAAGAGTGCTCTCAGGCGAGTCATGTCAGACCTTCGTGTAGCGGCTCAGGGTGACGATCGACGAGATGGCGGCCAGCAAGAAGGCCACGCCGATGAGGATGGGCGCGATCGCCCACACGTCGCTGGTCGTCACGTACGGGATCCACTGCATGGACTGGCCCAGCCAGTCCTCGACGAGGTACTTGACCCCCAGCCACAGCCCGCCGACGGCCATGAGGGCACCGACCGTCGCGGCGATCGCACCTTCGAGCATGAAGGGGAGCTGGATGAAGAAGTTCGAGGCGCCGACGAGCCGCATGATCCCGGTCTCGCGCTTGCGGCTGAGGGCGGACAGCCGGATGGTCGTCGTGATGAGCAGGACGGCGGCGAGCAGCATCACGCCGGCGAGGCCGGCGGAGAGCAGCGTCGCGCGGTTGAGCACGAGGAACAGCGGCTCGAAGATGCTCCGCTGGTCGCTGACCGTCTCGACACCGGGCCTGCCGGTGAGGACGTCGTTGATCACCTGGTACTGCTCGGGGTCCACCAGCTTGATGCGGAACGACGCGTTCATGTCGTCCTCGCTCACGGTGTTGAACCACCAGCGGTCGTTGAACTGCTCCGAGAACGTCACCCAGGCCTCGGCCTTGCTCTCGAAGGTCACGCTGTCGATCTCAGCAGCGACGTCGGGCTGGTCGAGGACCGCCCGGACCGAGTCGATCTGCTCGTTGGTGGCCTCTCCCCCGGCACAGGTCGGCTGGCTGGAGCCAGGCGGGCAGAGGAAGACGCTGATCTCGACCTTGTCGTACCACTCGCCCTTGAACTTGCCGATCTGCGACTGCAGCAGGACTGCTGCGCCGACGAAGGTCAGGGACACGAAGGTCACGAGGACGACCGAGACGGTCATCGACAGGTTGCGCCGGAGACCGATCCCGATCTCGGAAAGAATGAACTGGAAACGCACCGATATCCCCTCAGCGGGCAGAGCCGTAGACGCCACGGGACTGGTCGCGGACCAGCTCACCGGTGGACAGTTCGATGACGCGCTTGCGCATCTGGTCGACGATCTCGTCGTCGTGCGTGGCCATGACCACGGTCGTGCCCGTGCGGTTGATCCGGTCGAGCAGGCGCATGATCCCCAGCGACGTGGTCGGGTCGAGGTTTCCGGTCGGCTCGTCGCAGAGCAGGATCGACGGCCTGTTGACGAAGGCGCGGGCGATGGCCACACGCTGCTGCTCACCACCGGAGAGCTCGTGCGGGCGTCGCTTCTCCTTGCCCGCGAGCCCGACCATGTCGAGCGTCTCGGGGACCGTGGTCATGATGTGGTGGCGCGGCTTGCCGATGACCTGGAGCGCGAAGGCCACGTTCTCGAAGACCGTCTTGTTGGGCAGCAGGCGGAAGTCCTGGAACACCGCGCCGATCTGGCGGCGCAGCGTGGGCACCTTCCAGTTCGAGAGGGTCTGCATGTTGCGCCCGGCGACGAAGACGTCGCCCGAGGTGGCGCGCTCCTCGCGCAGGACGAGCCGCAGGAAGGTCGACTTCCCCGACCCGGAGGCACCGACGAGGAACACGAACTCACCGCGCTCGACCTCGAGGGAGACGTCGTCGAGCGCGGGTCGCGCACCACGCGCGTACACCTTGCTGACGTTCTCAAAACGAATCACAACTGGGCCCAGGCTTCCGTTCGGTGGGGCGAGCACGGCCGCTCACGTGGCGAGCAGACCGGTTCGAGGGTAAGCACCCCGCGACAGGTCCAGCGGCCGACACGCCGCCCGGCGCCGAGCCTGGGAGCAGCCTGAACACCCGCCCGGCGCAGCGCGGGACGACGGCCGGGCTCGCGCTCCGGTCTGGCTCAGCCCTCGGTCTTGGACCGGCGCCAGCGGATGCCGGCCTCGATGAAGTCGTCGATCTCCCCGTCGAACACCGCCGAGGTGTTGCCCACCTCGTGCTCGGTGCGCAGGTCCTTGACCATCTGGTACGGCTGCAGGACGTAGGAGCGCATCTGGTCGCCCCAGCTGGCCTTGACGTCGCCGGCCATCTCCTTCTTCATGGCCTTCTCCTGCGCCTGGCGCTCGAGGAGCAGCCGGGACTGGAGGACGCGCATGGCGGCGGCACGGTTCTGGATCTGCGACTTCTCGTTCTGCATCGACACGACGATGCCGGTCGGGATGTGCGTGAGGCGGACGGCGGAGTCGGTCGTGTTGACGGACTGGCCACCGGGGCCCGACGACCGGAAGACGTCGACGCGGATCTCGTTGTCCGGGATGTCGACGTGGTCGGTCGACTCGATGAGCGGGATGACCTCGACGGCCGCGAAGGACGTCTGGCGACGACCCTGGTTGTCGAAGGGCGAGATGCGCACGAGACGGTGAGTGCCGGCCTCGACGGAGAGGTTGCCGAAGGCGTAGGGGGCCTTGACCTCGAAGGTCGCGGACTTGAGCCCGGCCTCCTCGGCGTACGAGGTGTCGAGGACGGCGGTCGGGTAGCCGTGGCGCTCGGCCCAGCGCAGGTACATGCGCATGAGCATCTCGGCGAAGTCCGCGGCGTCGACGCCACCAGCGCCGGCGCGGATGCTCACGACGGCCTCGCGGGCGTCCCACTCCCCCGACAGCAGGGTGCGGACCTCGAGGTCGCCGAGGTCGCGGCGGATGCCGTCGAGGTCCTTCTGGGCCTCCTCGAGGGTCTCGACGTCGTCGGCGCCGTCACCCTCGGTGGCCATCTCGACGAGCACCTCGAGGTCGTCGATGCGCGACTCCATGTTGACGATGCGGTCGAGCTCGGTCTGCGCCTGCGAGAGAGCGGTCGTCACCTTCTGCGCCGCGTCGGTGTCGTCCCAAAGGTCAGGCGCGGAGGCCTGGTCCGAGAGCTCGGCGATGCGGATCTTCAGCGCCTCCGGGTCGGTCACGGCGCTGATGGTCGCGAGGGTGCCGCGCAGGGCGCTGATCTCTGATGCGAAGTCGGTGGTAGCCACGATCGTCAAGGTTACGCGACGAGGCGGCGGGCGGGCGACGGTCAGGTGGTCCCGGCCGCGCCCAGACGTCGCCGGTGCCCGCTCAGCGCAGTACCCGGGAGACCGACGCGGCCTTGGCGAGGAGCTGCTGCCGGAACAGGAAGCGCTGGACCGGGAGGAGGGCTCGCTGGACCGCCCCGCGCAGCCCCCTGCCCCGGGACCACCGTTGGGTGAGGCGCAGCCGGGTGCTGTCCCCGTCGGGCTCGAGCTCGACGCGGAACCGCTGCCGCATCCGACCGGCGGGGAGGTCCGGCCAGGTGATCTCCCACTCGACCGCACTCCCCTCGACCCGCTCGACCTCACGGTGCTCGGTCGCGAGCACCTGTGGCCGGTGCCGCTGCTCCGTGCCGTCCGGGCGACGCACCTCGGCACGGGCGCGCGCCACCCCGTCGTCCCCCACGACGTAGGAGGAGTAGAAGGTCTTGTCCCACTCGAGCCTGCGCGCCGGGTCGGAGACGAGGGACCAGACCTGCTCGGGCCTCGCCTCGACAAAACCCGACACGCCCACCGAGCGCCACCCGGGACCGTCGTCGGTCGACACCTCGCGGTGCGGCCGGGGCGCGGCGTCCAGGCGGGATCTCAGGGCACCGGCGTCCACGCCACCCTCAGCGAGGACCTCGAGCACGTGGCCGCTCGGCTCGTCGAGCAGCGCGACGAGGATCGCCCGGTCGTCGACGTCGAGGCCGTCGAGCGCACGGAAGGCCGCGTCGGCCGGACGCGACCACCCGACGTCGCCGAGGGAGGGGTCGGGGATGGGGCCGGGATCGACGCGCGCGGCCGTGATGCCGAGGCCGGCGATCCTGCGCTCGTGCACCCGCACGGCCGCGTCGCGCAGGGTCCGCACGCTCAGCCCGGCACCCCGGAGCACGTCGCTCGAGGGGCCGCCGACGACCGCGAGCGCGACGAGCAGGTGCTCGAGGTCGATCTCGGTCCGCCCGACGCGCTGCGCCTCTTCCTTCGCGGCGACGCTCAGCTGCTGGGACCTGACGATCATCTCGGTGAGCCGGCTCATGACCTGTTCCTCCGGGGTACGGCGATGGTGGGGTCGATCCTCTTCGAGTACTTCTTGTGGACGGCCTGCCGGCTGACGCCGAGCGCCTCGGCCACGTCGTTCCAGCTCATGCCCGCGCGCAGGCCGGCCTCGACCTGGCGGAGCTCGAGGGTCTCGACGAGCTGGCGGAGCGAGGTCACCGCCCGCAGCCCTGCGCGCGGGTCGGTGGTGTCGCTGGCAGCACCTGCGACGTCGTCCGAGCTCATGCCAGCAACCTATGTTGCTAACAGCGCGCTGTCAACACGCGTTGCTAGCCTCGTGTTCGCGCCGGGCGGACGCCCGCCTCTCCCCCGGGGCGCACCCGTCGCCCTACGCTCGGACCAGGCGCGACCGCGCCGCTAGGCCTGCCGCCGCACGACGAGGAGCGCACCCATGGGCACCGTGATCCCCTTCCCCACGTCCCGGGCACGCGGTGCGGACCGGTCTGGCGACCGCACCTCCGAGACCACCCGCGGCCCCGAGAGCTCTGCTGCCTCGGCCCCCACAGGCGCCGGCGACGACACCAGCCGCCCGCTCCGGCTGGCCCCACCCGGGCGCGACCTGCTGTGGCGCGAGGCCGTGGGCCACGAGCTACGACTCGAGCGGACGGCGCAGGCACGGACGCTCGCAGACGTCGCGGGCCAGGCCGGCGTCTCGACCCAGTACCTCTCCGAGGTCGAGCGCGGGCGCAAAGAGCCCTCCTCGGAGATCCTCGAGGCCGTCGGCACGGCGCTCGCGCTGACGCTCCTCGACCTCACCCGCCGGGTGTCGCACAGCCTGGCCCCGGCCGGGACGCCCACACCTCAGCTCCTCGCCGCCTGACGGGGGCGGCTCACCGCACCCCGCCACGCACCTTCCTGCTGGCCACCACCTCGTCGACCAGCCCGTACGCGACGGCCTGCTGCGCGGTGAAGATGCGGTCTCGTGACGTGTCCGCCCGCAGCACCGCCTGGTCCTGGCCCGTGTGCGCCGCCAGGATCTCGTCGACCTCGTCGCGGACGCGCTGGATCTCCTTGGCCTGGATCTCGAGGTCGGGCAGCGCGCCACGACCGCTGCTGGTCGACGGCGGGTGCAGGAGCACGCGGGCGTGCGGGAGGATCCCGCGGCGTCCGGGCTCACCAGCAGCCAGCAGGACGGCGGCGGAGGACGCCGCCTGGCCGACGCACACGGTCCCGACGGGCGCGCGCAGGTACTGGATCGTGTCGTAGATCGCGAGCATCGCGCTCACCGAGCCGCCGGGCGAGTTGATGTACAGCTCGATCCCCTGGTCGGGGGCGACGGACTCGAGGTGGATGAGCTGCGCGACGACCACGTTCGCGACCCCGTCGTCGATCTCGGTCCCGAGGAACACGATCCTGTCGGTGAGCAGCCGGCTGTAGACGTCGGCCGCCCGCTCGCCGGTGGTCGTCTTCTCGATCACGCTCGGGATCGTGTACTGCCCGCTCACCGTGCACCGGCCAGGCCTGCGGGGCGGCGGCCCTGGGCAGGGAGCACCTGCACGAGGTCCGTGGCGACCGCGTCGACGAACCCGTAGTCGAGCGCCTCGTCGGCGGTGAACCACCGGTCGCGGTCGGAGTCGCGCTCGACGCGGTCGTATGGCTGGCCGGTGTGCTCGGCGATGAGCGTGAGCATGACCTTCTTGGTGTGCTCGAGGTTCTCGGCCTGGATGGCGATGTCGACGGCCGTACCCTGGAGCCCCGCAGAGCCCTGGTGCATGAGGACGCGTGCGTGCGGCAGGGCGAACCTCTTGCCGCGGGTCCCGGCGGAGAGTAAGAACTGCCCCATGCTCGCGGCCGTGCCGAGGGCGACGGTGCTCACGTCGTTGGGGATCAGCCGCATGACGTCGTACATCGCGAGGCCTGCCGAGACGGAGCCGCCGGGCGACGAGATCAGCAGGACGACGTCGGCGTCCGGGTCCTCGGCCGAGAGCAGGAGCAGCTGGCTGCACACGCGGGTGGCGAGGTCGTCGTCGATCTCCTGGCCGACGACGACCACGCGCCGGAACATCAGGCCGCTGGTCAGCCGGTCGGCGAGAGCGCCGCCGGCAGGGGGTGGTGTCTCGGGGGTGGTGGTGAGGTGCACGGTTCCTCCTCGGTGGTGGGTGTGCACCCCACGCTCGTCCACCCGCAGCCCGCGTGGGGCTCGCTCGCCCCGGGGCAGATCTGCTGTGAGCAGCAGGACGGGCTACGCCTCGTCCCCGAGGTGCTCGAGGAGCGTCCGGAGGGTGCTCGCGAGCTGCTCGCGCTGGGCCGGGTCGAGCCCGGCGAGCAGCCGCTCCTCGGTCGCGACGTGGTCGGGCAGCGCGGCGTCGACGAGCTCGCGCCCCGCGGGCGTGAGCTGCACGACCACGCTGCGCCGGTCGGCGTCGGAGGCCGCACGTCGCACGAGGCCGCGCTCCTCGAGCCGGTCGAGCCGCTGGGTGATCGCCCCCGAGGTGACCATCCCCGACCGCATGAGGCCCGCGGGGGTGAGGCCGCCGTCGCCGCTGCGGCGCAGGGTGGCGAGGACGTCGAAGGAGGGTGCGTCCAGGTCGTGCCGCGCGAAGGTCGCTCGCAGGCTGGCGTCGACGAGCCGCTGGACGCGGCCGAGCCGGCCGATGACCCCCATCGCCGAGACGTCGAGGTCGGGGCGCTCGACGGCCCACTGGGAGAGCACACGGTCGACATGGTCTGGCACCCGCCCAACCTACCAGCGCACCGTCGAACTCTCTTAGTGCTGTGATACTTTCTCTTAGTGCTAAGCAAACGACAGGGGCTCCTCCTCACCACCGCCGTCGCTCCGGCAGTCTGGGCCACGACCTATCTCGTGACCTCGGAGCTGCTCCCGCCCGGTCGCCCCTTCCTGGCCGGGG
This genomic interval carries:
- a CDS encoding M23 family metallopeptidase, producing MTRLRALFAALVAATLVMGLSMLPASADDLDDRLADAQRQKDSASEALDQVTGDLAETDEALAQAYIDLQTIEAELPVAEATLDKANAAYETAQREADSLAQRLTDAETEEATLVDTIAENETASTDAHNAVAEMARQAARGDMGISSLEFVVGAKTTDEFVTQYNMSTTAIRTQNSSLEDLRQTQAVTSNTQVRLDAVKDAISTLKTDADAKVVEADAAKTEAADAKADVERLITEQSAKKKTIETRKKTEEARQVELTTQNDDLTAEIQDIIGLQEAERARIAKEQEEARKAAEAAAAAATPPASSGGGGAPAPAPAPAPAPAPPASGGTLSFPTAIPHITSSYGWRLHPVLGYYRLHAGTDFRAYCGTPIYAAASGTVQWATWRDGFGYQVLLDNGVANGASLMTSYNHLTSFAVSGGQSVSTGDLLGYSGNTGLGTACHLHFEVYVNGATVDPMTMLG
- the ftsX gene encoding permease-like cell division protein FtsX gives rise to the protein MRFQFILSEIGIGLRRNLSMTVSVVLVTFVSLTFVGAAVLLQSQIGKFKGEWYDKVEISVFLCPPGSSQPTCAGGEATNEQIDSVRAVLDQPDVAAEIDSVTFESKAEAWVTFSEQFNDRWWFNTVSEDDMNASFRIKLVDPEQYQVINDVLTGRPGVETVSDQRSIFEPLFLVLNRATLLSAGLAGVMLLAAVLLITTTIRLSALSRKRETGIMRLVGASNFFIQLPFMLEGAIAATVGALMAVGGLWLGVKYLVEDWLGQSMQWIPYVTTSDVWAIAPILIGVAFLLAAISSIVTLSRYTKV
- the ftsE gene encoding cell division ATP-binding protein FtsE, which encodes MIRFENVSKVYARGARPALDDVSLEVERGEFVFLVGASGSGKSTFLRLVLREERATSGDVFVAGRNMQTLSNWKVPTLRRQIGAVFQDFRLLPNKTVFENVAFALQVIGKPRHHIMTTVPETLDMVGLAGKEKRRPHELSGGEQQRVAIARAFVNRPSILLCDEPTGNLDPTTSLGIMRLLDRINRTGTTVVMATHDDEIVDQMRKRVIELSTGELVRDQSRGVYGSAR
- the prfB gene encoding peptide chain release factor 2, which translates into the protein MATTDFASEISALRGTLATISAVTDPEALKIRIAELSDQASAPDLWDDTDAAQKVTTALSQAQTELDRIVNMESRIDDLEVLVEMATEGDGADDVETLEEAQKDLDGIRRDLGDLEVRTLLSGEWDAREAVVSIRAGAGGVDAADFAEMLMRMYLRWAERHGYPTAVLDTSYAEEAGLKSATFEVKAPYAFGNLSVEAGTHRLVRISPFDNQGRRQTSFAAVEVIPLIESTDHVDIPDNEIRVDVFRSSGPGGQSVNTTDSAVRLTHIPTGIVVSMQNEKSQIQNRAAAMRVLQSRLLLERQAQEKAMKKEMAGDVKASWGDQMRSYVLQPYQMVKDLRTEHEVGNTSAVFDGEIDDFIEAGIRWRRSKTEG
- a CDS encoding SRPBCC family protein translates to MSRLTEMIVRSQQLSVAAKEEAQRVGRTEIDLEHLLVALAVVGGPSSDVLRGAGLSVRTLRDAAVRVHERRIAGLGITAARVDPGPIPDPSLGDVGWSRPADAAFRALDGLDVDDRAILVALLDEPSGHVLEVLAEGGVDAGALRSRLDAAPRPHREVSTDDGPGWRSVGVSGFVEARPEQVWSLVSDPARRLEWDKTFYSSYVVGDDGVARARAEVRRPDGTEQRHRPQVLATEHREVERVEGSAVEWEITWPDLPAGRMRQRFRVELEPDGDSTRLRLTQRWSRGRGLRGAVQRALLPVQRFLFRQQLLAKAASVSRVLR
- a CDS encoding helix-turn-helix domain-containing protein; amino-acid sequence: MGTVIPFPTSRARGADRSGDRTSETTRGPESSAASAPTGAGDDTSRPLRLAPPGRDLLWREAVGHELRLERTAQARTLADVAGQAGVSTQYLSEVERGRKEPSSEILEAVGTALALTLLDLTRRVSHSLAPAGTPTPQLLAA
- a CDS encoding ClpP family protease, encoding MSGQYTIPSVIEKTTTGERAADVYSRLLTDRIVFLGTEIDDGVANVVVAQLIHLESVAPDQGIELYINSPGGSVSAMLAIYDTIQYLRAPVGTVCVGQAASSAAVLLAAGEPGRRGILPHARVLLHPPSTSSGRGALPDLEIQAKEIQRVRDEVDEILAAHTGQDQAVLRADTSRDRIFTAQQAVAYGLVDEVVASRKVRGGVR
- a CDS encoding ClpP family protease yields the protein MHLTTTPETPPPAGGALADRLTSGLMFRRVVVVGQEIDDDLATRVCSQLLLLSAEDPDADVVLLISSPGGSVSAGLAMYDVMRLIPNDVSTVALGTAASMGQFLLSAGTRGKRFALPHARVLMHQGSAGLQGTAVDIAIQAENLEHTKKVMLTLIAEHTGQPYDRVERDSDRDRWFTADEALDYGFVDAVATDLVQVLPAQGRRPAGLAGAR
- a CDS encoding MarR family winged helix-turn-helix transcriptional regulator; this encodes MPDHVDRVLSQWAVERPDLDVSAMGVIGRLGRVQRLVDASLRATFARHDLDAPSFDVLATLRRSGDGGLTPAGLMRSGMVTSGAITQRLDRLEERGLVRRAASDADRRSVVVQLTPAGRELVDAALPDHVATEERLLAGLDPAQREQLASTLRTLLEHLGDEA